In Lepisosteus oculatus isolate fLepOcu1 chromosome 28, fLepOcu1.hap2, whole genome shotgun sequence, the following proteins share a genomic window:
- the LOC102695222 gene encoding keratin, type I cytoskeletal 19-like has protein sequence MASAMMVTSSRSGFSSASSVQLAQGGRRVSGPPPSSAGRAPSMYGGAGGFGTRISRAASLGSLAGVEWSISTNEKHTMQNLNDRLAAYLEKVHSLEQSNAELELKIQEYYNKRTAGSSKDLTLYYSTIADLRKEISAAFMHTARQTLQLDTARLAADDFRVKYESEHNTCEMVELDLSRMRKVLDDLTISKSDLEVQVEGLREELGFLKKDHTEEMSLLRSQQAGSVSVEVDCARTDDLTMELQNMREQYEALVQRNRREAEIWFQKKTEVLKTQMSSSTTEINTSKSELSDLRRSYQSLEIELQGLHAQRVNSESRLQEVRQRSVQQIGVLQEHINILEVELKQLHADMEHQAEEYRILLDIKMRLEMEIAEYRRLLDGEECRFRETVTTDSRRTVVVHELEHLEQVEQLVQVKQVEQVEQLVQVKQVEQLVQMEQVVEEEHGPHVQRRVKTIVEEIVDGQVVSSSVDEKVHDIALPY, from the exons ATGGCGTCCGCGATGATGGTCACCTCCAGCCGCAGCGGCTTCAGCTCCGCCAGCAGCGTGCAGCTGGCCCAGGGGGGCAGGCGCGTCTCCGGGCCCCCCCCGAGCTCGGCCGGCCGGGCGCCCAGCATGTACGGCGGCGCGGGAGGGTTCGGCACCCGCATCTCCCGCGCCGCCTCCCTGGGCTCGCTGGCCGGGGTCGAGTGGTCCATCAGCACCAACGAGAAGCACACCATGCAGAACCTCAATGACCGTCTGGCCGCCTACCTGGAGAAG GTGCACTCTCTGGAGCAGAGCAACgcagagctggagctgaagaTCCAGGAGTATTACAACAAGAGGACTGCGGGGAGCAGCAAGGATCTGACCCTGTACTACAGCACCATCGCTGACCTGCGCAAAGAG ATCAGTGCAGCCTTCATGCACACCGCTCGGCAGACCCTGCAGTTGGACACTGCCAGGCTGGCGGCCGACGACTTCCGTGTCAA GTATGAATCAGAGCACAACACCTGTGAGATGGTGGAGCTGGATTTGTCCCGGATGAGGAAGGTGCTGGATGACCTGACCATCTCCAAGTCGGATCTGGAGGTGCAGGTTGAAGGCCTGCGGGAGGAACTTGGCTTCCTGAAGAAGGACCACACGGAG GAGATGAGCCTGCTGAGATCCCAGCAGGCTGGGTCTGTGAGCGTGGAGGTGGACTGTGCCCGCACTGATGACCTGACCATGGAGCTGCAGAACATGAGGGAGCAGTACGAGGCCCTGGTGCAGAGAAACAGGAGGGAGGCCGAAATCTGGTTCCAGAAGAAG ACCGAAGTTCTGAAAACTCAGATGAGCAGCAGCACCACCGAGATCAACACCTCGAAGTCAGAGCTGAGCGACCTCAGACGCAGCTACCAGAGCCTGGAGATTGAGCTGCAGGGCCTGCATGCCCAG AGGGTGAACTCGGAGAGCCGCCTGCAGGAGGTGAGACAGCGCAGCGTGCAGCAGATCGGCGTGCTGCAGGAGCACATTAACATCCTGGAGGTGGAGCTGAAGCAGCTGCACGCTGACATGGAGCACCAGGCAGAGGAGTACCGCATCCTGCTGGACATCAAGATGCGCCTGGAGATGGAGATCGCAGAGTACCGCCGCCTGCTGGACGGGGAGGAGTGCAG GTTTAGGGAGACTGTGACCACGGACTCCAGGAGGACAGTGGTGGTGCACGAGCTGGAGCACTTGGAGCAGGTGGAGCAGCTGGTGCAGGTGAAGCAGGTGGAGCAGGTGGAGCAGCTGGTGCAGGTGAAGCAGGTGGAGCAGCTGGTGCAGATGGAGCAGGTTGTTGAGGAGG AGCATGGCCCCCATGTGCAGAGGAGAGTGAAGACCATCGTGGAGGAGATAGTGGACGGCCAGGTGGTGTCCTCCTCTGTGGACGAAAAAGTCCATGACATCGCCCTTCCCTACTGA